The stretch of DNA TCCTGATCTCATTTGGATTCTGTTAGCTGATGTGTACTATTCTCTCAAGAAGAGAGATTTGCCTCGTCCACCGTCTCCAGAGTTTCCTGATATGTCTACGGTTTTGCCTTCACCACTGCCGGAGGATTGTCAATTTCTGTACGTAGAGTATGGTGGTCGGAGCTATGGTTTTGAGTTGGAGTTTAGCTCCGTTGAGACCATCTTCAAGACAATGCAGTCTCTGGTCTTTGTTGACCAATGTTAATAACTTTGCTTGTAAATACTTTTCTGAAAACATATgaaactaatttattatttaattgaaATTCTTgggaagaaaaatacatttgttTATTGTGTAAAACATTGGGGGCGAGatgcaaaagaaataaaaagtagggggtttaaatgaaatttttagACCCGACCCGGGAAATCTAAATCCTGATCTTGGGgcccaaataaataaatacgtCGCTCGCTGCCTCGCTCCGATTTGTATTGGGTAAAATATTGAGGGAGAgatgcaaaataaataaaaaatagggggtttaaatgaaatattagcaATCGAGACCCGACCCGGGAAATCTAAATCCTGATATCGGGgcccaaataaataaatacgtCGCTCGCTCCGTTCTCTAGTCTGAACAAAAAATCATGGGAAGCGAACGGAGcctcaaggagaagaagagaagcagagGTCGGAGCCAAGATGATTCTTCGTCTTCCGATtgtatggttcttcttcttcttcttcttcttcttcttcttcttcttcttctttccaatcGTTTTCTTATTTTGGGATTTCAGTCTTAGACTCTTAGTGATTTATCTATCGATCCGTGTGCAAGTTACGAGCATCATCGTAGCTATTCGTGTTCGCGATTCTGAATTTGTAGTTCGATTTGTTTGTGGAGGAGGACATGATCTGAGACTGTATATGTTGAAATTGTGATGTTTATTTATGGACAGACGAAGGGAGAGTAGTTAAAAGGCATCGAGGAACAGAGAAAGATGATGAAAGGGCAAGTAGGAgaagtgagaagaagatgaagaagaaggaaaagaaatcTCACAAATCGAGTTCATGTATGTTGTTACTTCTTTATCCAATTTCTGATTTCTAGTCTAGTTAAGTTTTGTGTTATGATTAATAGTATTCATGTCTTTGCTTCTTCATCTTGTTGTTTTGAGCTGTTATTTTGCTGTTTTTGCTGCTGATATCTTCTAGTGAGTGATAGTGTTCTACCCATGTGAGCtgagtcttctttttcttgtacgAAGCATCGATTTAGCTTTGTTTTAGTTGTGTCTTCTCCTAGGGAGGGAAGATGTTGTAGTTGAATCTGTTGGTTAGGTGCCACAAAGAAAGTATGTTGTTTTGGTTACGGCTATTTATCTCTCATCAGCATgacctatatgtatatatcatgtGTCTTTGCTTTTCTATATGATCTGTTTTTCTTGCTGCTGACATACATTGTTTTATGTTCTTACAGCAAAGTCTAAGGATGATAAGCATAAAAAGAAACACGCCGAAGGTGACAACCAGCTagtgagctctctctctctctctctctctcttacccTTTGAAACATATACAAACAT from Camelina sativa cultivar DH55 chromosome 9, Cs, whole genome shotgun sequence encodes:
- the LOC104714203 gene encoding splicing regulatory glutamine/lysine-rich protein 1-like: MGSERSLKEKKRSRGRSQDDSSSSDYEGRVVKRHRGTEKDDERASRRSEKKMKKKEKKSHKSSSSKSKDDKHKKKHAEGDNQLKEGIPELSMEDYFSKNNEFATWLKEEKRTYFNDLTTEAARELFSRFVKRWNRGKLESRYYEGISTAPRTAHDWMIKRR